GGCGCGGTCGATCAGGGTGGCGACGATCGACCGTTCGACGGCGAGGAACGTCCGCTCGAACCGCTCGCTGAGGGCTGGGTCGGCATACACGTCCGCGAGCAGACCCGCCATGACGCCGGCCGAGGACTCGGCGAGCTGGTCGGCGATCTGCGACGTCAACGCCAGCAGATCACCCTTGAGCGAGCCCGTGTCCGCGGGCGCGGGCTCGCGAGCGTCATGCAGGAGCACGCTGAAGGTCATCTCCTGCTTCGTCGCATAGCGCCGGTAGATGGCCGCCTTGCCCACTCCGGCGCGAGCCGCCACCGCGTCGACGGTGAGCGATGGGTAGCCGCGTTCGGCGAGCAGCGTCCGCACGGCGTCCGCGATCGCGTGATCGACTCGGCGCTCGCGGGGCCGGCCCGGTTGCGGTGCGCTCGTCATTCCGCCAGCATACGATACTGTTAGTATCGGAACAGATCGTATCGTAATGGGAGAAGTCGAAATGCTGTCAGCGAGTGCGCGAAGCCGGAGAACGACCGCACGTAGGACGCGGAGCCCGTTCGACCTCGTGGGTCCGGTCGGCTTGGGTGGGCTGGGACTCCTGCATGCGGCCTGGGCGCTCGGCTGGAGATGGCCGGGCGGCTCGGACGAGGCGTGGGCGGAGCGCATCGGCGGCTCGACCGAGATGCCGACCAAGGCCGAGACATGGACGATGGCGGTGGTCCTGGCAGGCGCAGCTGGGGTGGTGGCCGCGTCCACGTCCAGCGCCCTCCGCCCTCCGCTGCTGCGTCGCGGGGTGCGCCTCGCGGCGTGGGGCGGGTCGGCAGTGCTGATCGGTCGTGCCCTCTACTTCCTGCCGCAGGACCTCACCGGCGAGCCCGGGGTCTTCAACAAGCTCGATCTGGCCGTGTACGCGCCGTTGTCGGCGACGTTGGGAATCTGCATCGCGAATGGCCTGCGACGTTCCGCGCACGAGGTCGCGACAGCCTCCCATGCCGCCTGACATCGACGCCTGGGAGTGCCGGCCGTAGCCCGTCGCCTGGTCCGTCGCGGTGTGCTCACGCCGCCGCCATCCCCCGCCTACCGGCTCGGTTCCCCCGAACGTGGGAGGCCAACCATCGAACCGATCGACATGGTGATGGACATGGACACGGCACATCGCGCGGCGCACCACGGCGCAGACCGCAGGGACCCGCGATGACGACCGCTCACCCCATGGCTGCGGCACCGACCGCGCGTCGCCGACGGCCTCGGAGTCCGAGGACGTGGATCCGCGTGTGCGCATGGAGCGCATTCCTCGCCGCGCTCCCGACGGCGGTATGGCGCATCCTCCCCGGCCTCGGGCTCCCACTCGGCACGCCTGGCGAGTGGCGTGCCGAGCAGCACCTGCCCGGGGCCGGAACCTGGTACGTGCTCGGCCTGTCGGCGGTGCAACTCGTGGCGGCGACCTGCTGCCTCGCGCTCGCGATCGACGTACGACGGCTCGTGCCGCGATGGGCACCGGCATGGGGGCGGAGGCGAGCGGCGCAGATCGCCGGCGGCGCGGGGCTCGCCGGGGCGGCACTCCTCGGCGTCGTCGTGGCGATGTCCATCATGGCCTGGGACAAGGTCGACCCCTTCGCCGGGCAGGACCATGACGCGTGGGCCCGGCTGTGTCTGGGCTGCTACCTCAGCGCCGCACTCTGGCCGGTCCTCCTGATCCCCGCTGCCATCGGATACCTCGTCGTGCGCGGACGCCTCGACGGCGCGATGCGGCATACCCCAGGACGCCAGGTCGAGGTCGTCGCCCGTCCGCCGCGGCCACCCAAAAGACCCCGCGACGACGCTCTCTGAGCGTGGCCGGGAACAGAGCGCACCGCGCTTCGCTCGTCGCGGTGCACCCACGACAGGAGGCAATGTGATCGCAGGAACCGGCACCCGGCCCCGGGTGCTCATCATCGGCTCGGGATTCGGCGGCCTGTTCGCCGCCCGTGCCCTCAAGCGTGTCGACGTCGACGTCAAGCTGATCGCCAGGACGACCCACCACCTGTTCCAGCCGTTGTTGTACCAGGTGGCGACGGGGATCGTGTCCCAAGGGGAGATCGCACCGTCCACCAGGGAGGTACTCGCCCGGCAGCGCAACGTCGAGGTGCTGCTGGGTGACGTCACCGAGATCGATCTGGCGAGCCGTACGGTCACCGCCGAGACCTTCGGCCAGGTGCACACCCATGGCTACGACCAGCTGATCGTCGCGGCAGGCGCCGATCAGTCGTGGTTCGGCCGCGACGAGTTCGCGCTGCACGCTCCAGGGCTCAAGAGCATCGACGACGCGCTGGAGCTGCGCGGAAGGATCTTCGGCGCGTTCGAGCTGGCCGAGCGCGCGGGCGCCGAGTCGCGGCCCGCTGACGTCGAGCGGTTCACGACCTTCGTCGTGGTCGGAGCCGGGCCCACCGGGGTGGAGATGGCGGGGCAGCTGGCCGAGCTGTCCGGGCGGACGCTGCGCCACGAGTTCCGGCACATCGACCCGGCCTCGGCTCGGATCGTCCTGCTCGACGCCGCGCCCCACCTGCTCGGCAGCTTCGACGCGAAGCTGCAGCGCAAGACCCACGCGGCTCTGCACAAGCTCGGCGTCGAGGTGCGGCTCGGCGCCAAGGTGGTCGAGGTCGACGAGACCGGCCTGGACGTCGAGGACCCTTCGGGCCGGACCCGGATCGACGCCGCCACCAAGGTCTGGGCCGCCGGCGTCGCCGCCAGCCCACTGGCCGAGCAACTGGCCGGGCAGGTCGGCGTGGAGGTCGATCACTCGGGCCGCATCCCGGTGCTGCCGGACCTGACCCTGCCGGGCCACCCCGAGGTCCACGTCGTCGGCGACATGATCAGTCTCGACTCGCTGCCAGGCGTGGCGCAGGTGGCGATTCAGGGCGCCCGCCACTCCGTGGCGGAGATCCGACGCTCCCTCGGAGGTGAGGAGACAGGTCGGGCCTTCCGGTACAAGGACAAGGGAAGCATGGCGACCATCTCCCGCTTCCGGGCCGTCGCCGAGGTCGGCTCGGTCAAGATCACCGGCTTCCTCGCCTGGCTGATGTGGCTCGCCGTCCACCTCGTCTACATCATCGGCTTCAAGTCCCGGATCACGACCCTGCTGCACTGGTTCGTCAGCTTCATCGGGCGGGGCCGGTCCGAGCGCGCCGTCACCGAGCAGCAGACGTTCGCCCGGGTGGAGCGGCAACGCCAGGAAGCCTGACGACGGCCCTCCACCAGCTTGGCCGGTTCACCGGCGAAGGCTACCCGGCCAAGCTGGTGCGCATCAGCGCAGCGCCATCGCGAAGATCCGGTGGAAGAACTTGCCACCCTGGTCCGAGACCGGCAGCACCACGTACTCGACGGTCTTCCGCCGGTCGAGCGGGACGGCATGGAAGAAGACGTAGGTCGGGCGGTCCACCCGGCCCACCGGCGCGTAGTTGTTGTACGCCATGGTGATCGCGACGTCCGACCCCGGCGGCGCGACGTGCCAGTCGGGGTCGGCCAGCGCGAACTCCGTCACGGTGCCGTCCGTGTAGTGGACGCTGCCGGTGCCGGTCACCGGTGCGTAGGCGCCGGTGGTGAGCAGCCCGAGCTCGGAGCCGGACGCACCGACCTCGATCGTCTGGCCCTGCGCCGCGAGGTGGTCGGGTCCGCCCTCGGCGGGCCAGGTGAAGTCGAACCCGCCGTGCTGGACGGTGCCGCCCGGCTGGACGCCGGCGGCCGCCAGCGCGTCCCACGAGATCGACGAGCCGTCGCCGTCGATGCCGCCGCCCAGCCAGGCCGGCGCCACGTCGTCGTCGCGGGTCATGCCATGCCGATCGAACGCCGCGGCGAGGTTCGGATAGGGCACGCTCAGCGAGACCGTCGCCGTTGGGCCGTCATGCTCGGTGCGATCGTGGGTGACGACGGTCTCGAACGGCAGCCGCACCACGCCGGGACGGTCCGCGAGGTCGACCACGAACGTCAGGCGGCGCGACTGGCCGGGACCGAGGCGCACCGGCAGCGCGCCGGGCCGTACCGCCGTGCCGTCCGGCGGTCGTGGCGTGACGGTCACCCGAACCGCCTGGGCGGCGTTGTTGGTGGCGGTCAGGCTGACGACGGTCCGGCCACCATCGACGACGGGGACACCGCCCTCGCTGGTCAAGGCGACTGGTGCACCGTCGAGCACCGTGGTCGCGGTCCGAACCGTCTGGGAGCGGCCCGCGTCGGCGCCGTCGCCGGCCCGCCAGCTGGTGACGGCCTGGATGCGGTAGTCGCCGGGGAGGGCGTCGAGGCCGAGCGGCAGCCGCACGTCGATCTCGCGCCGTTCGCCGGGCTCCAGTCGCTGCGGGACCTGTGGTGCCTCGACGGCAACGGTGCGGTAGTCGAGCCCGCCACGGGCGCTGACGTCCAGCCGGACGCCCTCCACCGGCGTCGCGCCGGGGTTCTCCAGCTCGACGGTGACGACGTTCTCGCCGAGCGCGCGCATGGTCGCCGGCGGCCGCAGGACGGTGCGCACGTCGCTCGGCGCGTCGGTGAGGAATCGCACCTCGGCGAGGTTGGCGTGCCCGCCGCCGGGCGACAGGTACCGGAACCAGCGGTACGACCCGGCGCTGGTGACCGGCAGGTCGAGCCAGTCGCGGAACGGCCGCCACTGCACGACCGCGAGATCGGTGCAGCCCGCGTCCGGACCGTCCGTGCAGCCCTGGAAGCGGCCGCCGACCATGCGCGCCAGCCCGGAACCCGGCCGCGGGATCGCCCGGACGCCGCTCAGCCGGGTCTCGTTGCCGGCGCCGAGGTCGAGGCCGACGTACCCGCCGTCGGCGGCGGCGAGGTCGACGAACGTGCCGGGATCGCCGTCGAACGCGTGCTCCGCAGCGCCTGCGGCGTCCCACGGCTCGCCCGAGGCGTACACGTCACCCGTCACCGGGACCGCTCCGGCCGGGACGTCGGTCACCACGCCCGGCGGCGCGCCGATGGCGTCGGCCCGCTCCTCGAGCGCGAAGTTCGACGGCGCGGCCGGTCCGCCCCAGGCCCGGTCGGCCAGCACCTGCTGCGGCCGCCCGGCGAACCACTCGAAGTAGCTGTCCGGCTGGTCGAATGCCTGGTCCGACCACCGGGAGAGGAGGTAGCCCTGCACGGCGGCGTCGTCGTCCGGCACGAACGAGGCGTTGATCCAGCCGGTGTCCGGAAGCAGCGCTCCCCCGGGCGGCCCCAGGGGCGTGATGTAGAAGTGCCGGCTGTCGGAGTTGATGACGTCGTAGCCCTGGTCGACGTAGGGCTGGTGGTCGCCCGTCCACGCCTCGACGATGATGTCCTTGCTCGGCGCCGTGACCGGTGCCTGATCGTGATCCCACCAGTTCCAGATGACCGTGCGCTTGCCGTGCGCCTTGACCATCTCGTTCATCCGGTCGATGAAGTCGACGAAGACGTCGGCGGTGGTCGGGTAGCCGTTCTGGGCCGCGTACTCGACCAGCTCGGGGCACTGTGCCTGCGCACCGGCCGTCGGGTACTCGTCGGTGCCGACGTGGAAGCGCGGGCCGCTGAACCACGGCACGAACTCGTCGAGGATCGACTTCACCGTCGCCTCGGTCTCCGGCTTGGTGACGTTCAGCGTGAAGTCGCGTTCGAACCAGTTCGCCGCCGAGGGGCAGCTCCACTTGGTCTCCGGCGCCCAGTCCGCGATGGCGGTGGCATGCCCGGGCAGGTCGATCTCCGGGAGGATCTCGACACCGTACCGGGCGGCGACCTCCTCGAACCGGGAGATGTCCGCCTGCGTGTAGGAGTCCTCGTGTGCCAGGCCGGGGAAGGCCGGGCTGTCCAGCCGGAAGGCGTTCCACTCCGTGAGGTGCAGGTGCAGCGTGTTCAGCTTGTACCAGGCCATCGTGCGGATGGTCTGCTCGATGTAGGCCGGGTCGTAGTAGTGCCGGCCTGCGTCGAGCATGAAGCCGCGGTCGCCGGCCCTCGGCCAGTCGCGTGCGTGCCCGGCCGGGACCTCGACGCGCTCGGGGTCGAGGGAGAACAGCTGCAGGACGGTCTGGGTGCCGCGCTGGACGCCGGCCGGCGTCCGGCCGCGCACGGTGAGGCCGGCCGCGATGTCCAGTTCGTACACCTCGTCGCGGGCCTTGCCGCCGGCCTGGACCGGTGACTCGGCCACGGCCTCGTCCACGTCGAGGACGACGTCACCGGGCGCCGGCTGCGCGTCGACCGTGACGGGGAGCTCGCGCCCGGTGATGGCCCGCAGGTCGGCCGCGAACGCCTCCAGCGAGGTGCCCAGTAGCTGAGCATCTCGTGTGTCGGCCACGATGCGCGCGCCCGACGGCAGCAGGAGCGTCCCGCCGTTTCCGGTCCATTCCTGCAGCGCCGGCACGACGGCCGGCGCCGCGTCCACCGCCGTCGGGCCGTCGGCGCCAGGGGCCGGCCCGGGTTCACCTGCCGATGGCAGCGTGGAACTCATGAGCGCGACCGCCGCGGCGGTGGCGACCAGACTTGTACGCACGGTGGATGACATCGGCTACCCGCTCCCGGATCGAAGGGTGGGACACGTCCACGGCCGGCGGCGAGGCAGCCGGCCGCTGCGGATGGGGAACGAACTTAGCTGGGCCGCGAATGAGCGGTCAAGCACGATTGGTCGCTATTTCGCGCATGAACAATCACGGCGCGACGGCCTTGCGCCGTGAAGCCGAAGCGTCGGCTCCCCCACGTACCGGCCCGGCTCCCCCAGACGTGGGAGGTGACCGAGCGAGCCGATCGCCATGGTGATGGACATGGACACGAGATCACGCGCGGCGCACCGGCGATGGGCCGTCGCCGCGATGGCCTGGACGATGCTCTACGTCGCCTCCAAGGTCGACTACGCCGTCCGCGAGAGGCTCGGCGTCACCGGAGGTCCGGAGGTCGGCCCGGCGAGCTACGACACGTACGGGCCGGGCGACGTCGCGTGGGCTCAAGGGAGCAACGCAGGCGTCGGACTGCTGGGCATCGCCCTCCTCGCCGCGCCGCTGCTTCCCGTGTCGAGACGGCTCCCCCGCCGGGTCCTCGCGGCACCGCTCGCGGCGATCACGCTCCTCGCCCTGGCCGGCGGAATCGGCATGATCGCCCGCGCGATCACCAGCGACGTCGGCGGCATGCTGTTCGGCGCCTACTGCCTGATCTGGGCCGCGCTCATCGCCATGACCACCAAGCAGGTGGCTACGCGCACCGACGCTCGCCGCAAAACTTCGTCAACGTCGTTGACGAAGATCGGTGACCCGCTGTAGCGTCGGCCGACGACAGGGACGACGAGGCCGGTGGAACGGAGACGTTGGCGCACATGGTCGAGCACTATGTCGGCGTCCTCGGCGTTGCCGAGGCGATGAGCGTGACGCGACACGCTGTGCACAAGTGGCGCTCGCGCTACCCACCAGACTCGGATCACCCGTTCCCCGGACCCGACGTCGACGTCGACGGAAGCCCCGGCTGGCGAGCGACCCGCCTGCAGGAGATCGTGCAGTGGCGTGACGGCCTCCCAGGTCGCGGCGCCGGCGGTGGACGGCCGACCGCCGCACGCCAGGAGTACTTCCGGGCAGCGGAACGTCGTGGGCTGGACCGGGACGAGGCCATCCGCGCCCTCGCCACCTTCGCCGAGGAATTCCCCCAGATGACCGAGCCGGAACTGTGCGCCTGGCTGATCGAGAGGTTCGGCTCCTAGCCGTTCTGTGGGGCCAACCCGCGAAGGGACTCGGGGCACGACCCGCGGAGCGCAAGGATGCGCCGCACACCGCCGAGCGGGGCGCCGAGC
This Jiangella alba DNA region includes the following protein-coding sequences:
- a CDS encoding TetR/AcrR family transcriptional regulator; the protein is MTSAPQPGRPRERRVDHAIADAVRTLLAERGYPSLTVDAVAARAGVGKAAIYRRYATKQEMTFSVLLHDAREPAPADTGSLKGDLLALTSQIADQLAESSAGVMAGLLADVYADPALSERFERTFLAVERSIVATLIDRAVVRGELSHRPDTAVVHVLLLGPMFAWLIMLDEDPARAPELAVIVAGLIHETLVSGTLSPGSQAGIADGGAG
- a CDS encoding DUF3995 domain-containing protein, giving the protein MGPVGLGGLGLLHAAWALGWRWPGGSDEAWAERIGGSTEMPTKAETWTMAVVLAGAAGVVAASTSSALRPPLLRRGVRLAAWGGSAVLIGRALYFLPQDLTGEPGVFNKLDLAVYAPLSATLGICIANGLRRSAHEVATASHAA
- a CDS encoding NAD(P)/FAD-dependent oxidoreductase codes for the protein MIAGTGTRPRVLIIGSGFGGLFAARALKRVDVDVKLIARTTHHLFQPLLYQVATGIVSQGEIAPSTREVLARQRNVEVLLGDVTEIDLASRTVTAETFGQVHTHGYDQLIVAAGADQSWFGRDEFALHAPGLKSIDDALELRGRIFGAFELAERAGAESRPADVERFTTFVVVGAGPTGVEMAGQLAELSGRTLRHEFRHIDPASARIVLLDAAPHLLGSFDAKLQRKTHAALHKLGVEVRLGAKVVEVDETGLDVEDPSGRTRIDAATKVWAAGVAASPLAEQLAGQVGVEVDHSGRIPVLPDLTLPGHPEVHVVGDMISLDSLPGVAQVAIQGARHSVAEIRRSLGGEETGRAFRYKDKGSMATISRFRAVAEVGSVKITGFLAWLMWLAVHLVYIIGFKSRITTLLHWFVSFIGRGRSERAVTEQQTFARVERQRQEA
- a CDS encoding family 20 glycosylhydrolase, which produces MSSTLPSAGEPGPAPGADGPTAVDAAPAVVPALQEWTGNGGTLLLPSGARIVADTRDAQLLGTSLEAFAADLRAITGRELPVTVDAQPAPGDVVLDVDEAVAESPVQAGGKARDEVYELDIAAGLTVRGRTPAGVQRGTQTVLQLFSLDPERVEVPAGHARDWPRAGDRGFMLDAGRHYYDPAYIEQTIRTMAWYKLNTLHLHLTEWNAFRLDSPAFPGLAHEDSYTQADISRFEEVAARYGVEILPEIDLPGHATAIADWAPETKWSCPSAANWFERDFTLNVTKPETEATVKSILDEFVPWFSGPRFHVGTDEYPTAGAQAQCPELVEYAAQNGYPTTADVFVDFIDRMNEMVKAHGKRTVIWNWWDHDQAPVTAPSKDIIVEAWTGDHQPYVDQGYDVINSDSRHFYITPLGPPGGALLPDTGWINASFVPDDDAAVQGYLLSRWSDQAFDQPDSYFEWFAGRPQQVLADRAWGGPAAPSNFALEERADAIGAPPGVVTDVPAGAVPVTGDVYASGEPWDAAGAAEHAFDGDPGTFVDLAAADGGYVGLDLGAGNETRLSGVRAIPRPGSGLARMVGGRFQGCTDGPDAGCTDLAVVQWRPFRDWLDLPVTSAGSYRWFRYLSPGGGHANLAEVRFLTDAPSDVRTVLRPPATMRALGENVVTVELENPGATPVEGVRLDVSARGGLDYRTVAVEAPQVPQRLEPGERREIDVRLPLGLDALPGDYRIQAVTSWRAGDGADAGRSQTVRTATTVLDGAPVALTSEGGVPVVDGGRTVVSLTATNNAAQAVRVTVTPRPPDGTAVRPGALPVRLGPGQSRRLTFVVDLADRPGVVRLPFETVVTHDRTEHDGPTATVSLSVPYPNLAAAFDRHGMTRDDDVAPAWLGGGIDGDGSSISWDALAAAGVQPGGTVQHGGFDFTWPAEGGPDHLAAQGQTIEVGASGSELGLLTTGAYAPVTGTGSVHYTDGTVTEFALADPDWHVAPPGSDVAITMAYNNYAPVGRVDRPTYVFFHAVPLDRRKTVEYVVLPVSDQGGKFFHRIFAMALR